GTTATAGACAGAATCGATGAGCCAAGTGTGGCTCGGAAGATGCTTTTACTCCTCTGCTGGAGCCTCCTCACTAGCCTCCTCAGGTGCAGGCTCGGAGAAGTCGGTGTGCCCCGTCTCTACGAGGATGTTGTACCAGCGAAAGATCTTCTTGATATCGTTGTCGTGGACGCGCTGACGGTCGTACTCGGGGAGAACCTCTGCAAAGAGGTCGAAGTAAGCCTCCTTGCCAGTGAGCCCCTTAAGGTCGACTGGCTTGCCCTCATACTTGTCGAGCAGCGTCTGCAAGATCTCTCGCAGAGGTGCCTCTTCGGTAGTCGTATAGATCGATATATCGCCTAG
The sequence above is a segment of the Porphyromonas vaginalis genome. Coding sequences within it:
- a CDS encoding DUF5606 domain-containing protein, which encodes MLKEILSISGKPGLFKLLTHTKNSIIVEDLETKRRIPAYASDRVVSLGDISIYTTTEEAPLREILQTLLDKYEGKPVDLKGLTGKEAYFDLFAEVLPEYDRQRVHDNDIKKIFRWYNILVETGHTDFSEPAPEEASEEAPAEE